Genomic segment of Panthera leo isolate Ple1 chromosome B2, P.leo_Ple1_pat1.1, whole genome shotgun sequence:
ggTTCCTCCCCCCTACCAGGTGTGAGCCCTCCCCCGGGTCCTTCCGCGCGGCCAGGGGTgcgccctccccacctccccccgctccccgggttcctccccccacctcccgggTTCCTCCCCCCTACCAGGTGTGAGCCCTCCCCCGGGTCCTTCCGCGCGGCCAGGGGTgcgccctccccacctccccccgctccccgggttcctccccccgccccccgggttcctccccccacctcccccccgcccccgggttCCTACCCCCACCACCCgggttcctccccccacctcccgggttcctccccccgcctcccccccgccccccgggttcctccccccgccccccgggttcctccccccgccccccgggttcctccccccgccccccgggttCCTCCCCCACCAGGTGTGAGCCCTCCCCCGGGTCCGTCCCCGCCGCTTCACAGACTGACAGCCGCCTGCGAGTTTGAgaggctggtggggggcggggctcgCGGCCGCAAAATCGCTCCCAGAGCAGAAGCGCCTCTCGTCCAAGCGGAAAGCCACGGATGGGGGTCGCTAGCGCACAGGGGAGGCCCGCCTCGCTCTCGGGGCTCCGCCTGGGGAGGTCGCCgctcccccgccctgcccccctcccctccccccgccgaaACTTCCCCACGTGCTGacgacctgggggtggggggcggccacACGGCCCGAAGCCGGGCCGAAAACCGGGTGCATGCCCGGTTCCGCGCTGGGGGCGCAGGGCCGGCAACCTGCTGGATGGGAGAAAAGATTTACAAATCATGTGTCTGATGGGGACCAAAACCCCCAATACCCGCAGGCTCCATTTTACCGCTCGTCACAGACACTGCCTTTCTCCCCCCAAAGTGTAGGTGGTGGTAACAACCGAGCGTCCAGCGGGCTATTGGCGCCATGTTTTCAACATTCGCTCACTtcgttttggtaattctcacaacgTTTTCAACCTTTTGATTTCATCCTGTTCAGtattatttgttatggtgatctgtggtcAGTGGTTACAGCTTGTgggaagctcagatgatggttagcacattttaacaatagaGGATCTTTAAATTAAGGCATCTATGTGGTTTTTGCAGAcacaatgctattgcacacttaatggACTTCAGTATAGTGTAAACACAACTTTTATACGACTGGGAAACGAAAACATGcatttgactcactttactgCAGTGGTCCGGAACTAAAGCTGCAGTGTCTCTGGGGTATGTGCCTGGGTATAAAGAACCCATGCAACgcgattgaaaaagaaaaagaaaaacacatccaaactgattttaagaatttaaaaatgggcagaggatctgaatagacgtTTCCCCAAAGATGTAAAGGTGGCAAACAGGTACATAAAAAAGTGctcagcaggggcgcctgggtggctcagtcggttgagcggccgactttggctcaggtcatgatctcgcggtccctgagttcaagccccgagttgggctctgtgctgacagctcggaggctggagcctgtttcggattctgtgtctccctctctctgaccctcccccattcatgctctgtctctctctgtctcaaaaataaataaacattaaaaaaaaaaaaaagtgctcgacatcactcaccatcagggaaatgtaaatccaaACCACCCTTGTTAGGAtagttattatcaaaaagacaagagataacaagggTCTGGCAGAACGTGGAGGAAAGGGATCCCTTGTTcactttggtgggaatgtaaattggaatggctgctatggaaaacagcatagaagttcctcaacaaaataaaaatagagctaccacatatccagaaatcccactttcaaaggcaaagaaaacacgAGCTCAGAAAGAGATCTGCACCCACATGCTCATGGCTGCATTACACACAGAAGCGAAGACACGGGCACAACCACAGTGTCCATCAGGGGATGGTTGCATGAGGAAACTGGTATATAAATACAACGGAATACtgtttagccataaaaaagaatgacatctggTCATTTACCTGGATGGAcactgaaggcattatgctaagtgaaatacgtcagacacagaaagacaaatactgtatgatctcactgatatgtggaatctaaaagaacaACGAACCAAActcagacacagagaacagactggtggtcaCCAGAGGCGGGAGGCGGGATGGGATGAAATGGGTGAATGTGGTCAGAAgatacaaacttgcagttataaaataaataagggaggAGGCTGTAATGTATCCCATGGTGACTATGGCTAATGATACTGTATTGCACATTTGAGAGTTGCTGagagatcttaaatgttttcattcaatGAAAAAAAGTGTAACTAtacatggtgatggatgttaactacacttactgtggtgattgCTTCAGgatatatacaaataccaaattattatattgtagacctgaaacttatatatgtcaattatatctcaactttTTAACAGTTGAGCTTATGGCAATTCACATTTGAGTGGCGTCTGAAGGCCTGACACCACCTTTGATAACTTTTGATGCCCCTCCAgatgtcaattcttttttttttttaacgtttatttatatttgagacagacagagacagagtatgaacaggggaggggcagagagagagggagacacagaatcagaaacgggctccaggctctgaggggtcagcacggagcccgacgcggggctcgaactcacggaccgtgagatcatgacctgagccgagtcggacgcttaaccgactgagccacccaggcgcccccagatgtcAATTCTTTTAAGAACACATTGTATTTGCAAGGATAGGGGCACATGGAGATCATATTATCGGCCTGTAACAGAAGTGATTTCTATTCCCTACAGAAGTGAGAtgtaaaaactacaaaaagagacaggggaggggcatctgggtggtttagttggttgagcacccgactcttgacttcggttcaggtcatgatctcacagtttttgagatggagccctgcatcaggctctgtgctgacagcatggggcctgcttgggattctctctctctgctcctccctcacccgagatatctctctctctctctctctctctctaagtaataaactttaaaaaaagagagagagagaaacaggaggaaCATTCTCAATGACCAGGGAAGTGTGAAGAGTCTTAGTTTTGGAGGATCAAAGGGTGTAGAGCAGAAAAGTGACATAATGACAAATTAGAAGACTAGACACCCTAAGGGAGACTTATATTCTTACCATAGTTGGGCCAGTTTTTCATTATTGAAAGGGAACTATGTTGCCTATAAACACCGTAAATCCAGTAGGAAGTCAGGAGCAGTGGTCTGAGACACGCCGCAAATCAAGCTTCTGTTctctgaatgaaataaaataaaaataaaataatttttgccaaTAAAGCACTTTTCATCTTGGAAGAATGCCCATTTCACATCTGCTAAACATTTTTTGCATCGTTTTCCTTTACATGGTTGGCACTGGGTCGGCACTTAACAAAGGCTTGAGAAAGGAGtgagggtgttttgttttgatctctTCCAGCTCTAAACCTGCATTATTTAATGCTTATGTCTAGTGAGGTGAACGGCGGCTAGAAGAATTTCAGTGTCTGTGAGGTAAGTGGTGTGTGAGTTCATCTTAAAGGAGTCCTGAGTCTGAAAGAAGCTTGCTAATCATCCAGTAGAAAATGTAGATGCTACAAGAAAACACTTCGGTGCAAAGTGGCCTCTGTTGGAAAGAAGAAATCCAATGAGAAAACCTTCCTTCCATGAGAAGTTTCGAGTGTCTGGTAGAGTTGTCGAAACAACCCAGAATATACAGACTAGTACTGTCACCAAGTGCGTTCCAGCCTTTCCTATACTGAGACATCTGTCACTTACCTCCCTCCTTCCACAAGTTGTCCTGGCTTATCACATACTCTCtacacttctccaaaaaaaacCAATACTTGATATTCACTCTTCGGGTTTGTTCTGGTGTGGGTAtggtttttatttcaacatttacttAGAAAAAATTATAGGAACAACATGAGTGCTATATCCCTTTTACTGAGATTTGCCTATTATTCATGCTTGACGCTTGGTTTTCTCCTCCACGTATACCTGACTGCTGTCATTCGCTAACCCACTAAACTTCCTAAAGATGTGTTGTGGTACCAAGAACCTTCATCCCTGAACACTTTAACATGCACATTCTAAAAACAGAGACATTCTGCCTTGGGACCACAAAACAATGCCTGACTCAAACTGAACACTGATACAATACTATTATCGAATGAATGGTCCATGTTTCCATTATGCCAACTGTCCCAACAATGTTCTTCACATAAATTTTAGTCCAGTCTAGGGTCCAACCTAGGCTCACACATTGAGCTCACGTTACACTTCTTAATCTCCTGTAATCTAAAACAATTCCCCAATGTTTGTCTCTCAAACATAGATATTTTTGAAGAACACAGGGCAGTTGGTCTGTTGAACACTCTGCCCCAAACTTAGGTTTGCCTAATGTTTCCTCACGACTAcattcaggttatgcattttttttttttttttttttgccaaaaatacCACAGAAGTGATGTGTCCTCAGTGAAGCAATGATATCAGAAGCCATATATCAGTTCATCCCATTACTAGCTGTTGTTGGATTACTTAAGGTGTTGTTTACCAGATTTCTCCCACAGCAAAGGTATCACTTTCCCCTGGATTATGTTTTTGAACTTAGGCCTGTAGGTCCTCGGGCAGGATGGTCAAGAACCACTTAATATACCAGGAGCTCCAGGATCGGCGCCTGGTCGTGTCTCCAGCCTCAGCCACTGGTAACTAACTCAGAGCTGACCAAGGCCCAGaagcctcctttccttccttccttcaatatTTATGGAGCAACGAATACATGTCAGGTACTGCTTGAAGTGCGGAGATAGGCTGAGAATAAAACAGAATCCTGCTCTCAGCCATTCTTAGCTCCAGAAGTCCTGGCGGGCTCCCTCTGCTGGGCCTCATCACGGGCTCTCCTGAGATGTAAGAGTAACCAGTAACAGAAAAAACCAACACAGACTTTGATAAGAACCCAACTCTGGTCCTCTGTGTCTGTTTAGAATGTTTGTATTCCTGTCTACGGTTGTTCTCAAGTCAAGATTAACAAAATCTGATGTATTTCTtggagagaaaggggtagagtGTATGTGGGTTGAAAGCCAGTTCAAAATAACAGCTTTTATCAAAGACAAAGATGCTATTCAGAGATACATTCAAAAACATTATAAACCAGTCAGGATGGACTTCCAAAATCATGTTCaagaaggcagggaagagaaaccacagaaatgcaacacagggaacaagaaaaaaaatagcagactTAAGCCTTAAAATAGCAACAATGACATTAAGTAGAAAACGCTTCAGTTCAATCCACCAATCCTAAAACAACAGTTGgtggaataaattaaaaacctgtCACCCAAATATGTGCCGTCTGTAAGAAACGCTCTTCAAATTTAATGATACAGGTAAatggaaagtaaaaggatggaaaagagaCATGATgcaaacatgaaagaaaaggagaagcaggATTGTTCTCTTGCTGGCTGTCTAGATTTAAGAAAGTGTTGAAGACAGCGTTAATAATGCagattaaactttaaaatgtgtcACATCTGTAGCCGTTCCATTATGGACAgcacaaaaaaatgagaaaatactctcCAGTATTTGAAAACTATTATGAGGTTCAGCACAGAAGTCCCCCATGTCATTGCCCGAGGGACACAGGTAGTTCCGGAAGAGGTTTTCAGTTGTGTAAATAGAACTTGTAGTTGGGCGAAAATGCTGGAATGAAAAGTTcgattttccctcttcccttctgtcCTCGGTTGTGAGCTCAAGGAGCGTGCTCACAATGAGAAGAGTATGCCCTTGGCCTTGGTCAGAATGTGCCCCCACCCCTGATTTTGAGCTGCTGGAGGCCAAAACACTATGGTCTCCACGTCACTCAGACTATAGCacatcctcggggcgcctgggtggctcagcgggttgagcagcgtccaacttcggctcaggtcatgatctcatggtttgtgagttcgagtcccacattgggctctgtgctgtcacctgcggagcccggagcctgcttcagatcctctgcccccttctctctttgcccctcccctgcttgtgctcttcctcaaaaatgaataaacattaaaaaaaaaaccgacTATATAACACATCCTTTCTTCATCAGGAAATGCTAATTATAGGGGTGGAGATCAGGAAGGGTCTGCAGGCCACCCACTTGTGGCTAAGGGCGTGGttagggagggaaggaaacaagacAACTCATCTCACACATTCCAAACTTGGACATTGTAGTCTCCCGGGGCCGGTACTCAGAGTAGTAATTTCAATGCTGGGCTAAGCTAAAGCTAGTGAGGAATTAGAATGGGTTGAAAACACACTACATGAAAACTTGTGAATTcagtagaaaatataattttttttatagcttcCCTTGTGGACTTTTCATCCTATTAACTGATACTTAGTTGCATTTAATAAAGGTAATCACATGTAAATTGCTTGTTGACGTTTAGTTTTCTAAATTCTCAACTTTTCCAGCATCAATGACCtttataaaaacttattttttaagtacatttatttattattattttaaatttttttgtttgttttttaatgtttattttttttttattttttttttttcaacgttttttatttatttttgggacagagagagacagagcatgaacgggggaggggcagagagagagggagacacagaatcggaaacaggctccaggctccgagccatcagcccagagcctgacgcggggcttgaactcacagaccgcgagatcgtgacctggctgaagtcggacgcttaaccaactgcgccacccaggcgcccctaatgtttatttttgagagagagacagagacagagacagagcatgagcaggcaaggggtagacagagaaggagacacagaatctgaagcaggctccaggctctgagctgtcagcacagagaccgatgcgaggcttgaacccacgaactgtgagatactgacctgagctgaagtcggacacctaaccgactgagccacccaggtgccccaagtttatttatttttgagagagagacagagcgtaagaggggaggggcagagagagaaggaggcacagaatccgtagcaggctccaggctctgagctgtcggcacagagcccaacatggggttcaaactcctgAATGGTGAGATcgccacctgagccaaagtcggatgcttaacggactgagccaccgcAGCGCTCCTATAAAAACTTTCCAATGTGGCAtctctggttttctttaaataatgaagTTCAAGAAACATTTTATGTCAGTTAAGAAAAGGAGTCGTGGATTCTCCCTGCAGTTTTCACCTCACGCCTGGGCGGGGTGTCGGGGTGCAGCGGATTCTCTGGTACTGGGTCGGGGCCCCCAGGGGGATTGCCCGCACTCACTCGGCCGGCCGGGCTCAGCTCCCCGTGGCCCCTCAGGTGCTGGAGCAGCGTGGCTCTCTGCCTGTAGGCCTTCCCACACTCCTCACACGCATAGGGCTTCTCCTCCGAGTGGACTCTCTTATGTTTCTTGAGATCTGACTTCCAACTGAAGGCGCGCCCACATTCCGGGCACTGAAAAGGCTTCTCTCCCGTGTGGATTCGGACATGGTGACTAAGACCCGTCTTCTGACTGAAGGCTTTGCCACACTCTTTACACTGATAGGGCTTTACCTTGTTGTGAATCGCCTGGTGTTCGATAAGATGCTCGCCCCTGGtgaaggccttcccacactcAGGGCACTGGTAGGTTTTATCCCCAGTGTGGATTCTCGTATGGTTCCGCAGGCCGGTGGACCGAGTGAAGGTCTTCCCACACTCAGCACACTTGTGTGTTCCTGGCTCAGGGGGGTTCCCGTGCTTCCCCCCCAACCTGTGCTTATTAAGGCCCGAGCGTTGGCTGAAGGCTTCGCCACACTCACCACATTTATagggcttctccccggtgtggCTTCTTTGATGTATGACCAGGGTTGAGCTCACGCTAAACGTTTTGCCACACTCAGCACACTCATAGGGCTTCTCCCCCGAGTGGATTCTGTGATGTATTATGAGTTCTGAGGTCCGGCTAAAGGCGCGTCCACACACAGGACATTcaaaaggtttctctccagtatggattctCTGGTGTTGGTTAAGTCCTGCATACTGAGTGAAGGCTTTTCCACACACCTTGCATTCATAGGGTTTTTCTTCACTGTGGATTCGCTGGTGCTCAATCAGATGTGAACGTTGCCGGAAGGTTTTCCCACACTCGTTACATTCATAAGGCTTCTCCTTGTGGAATCGCTGATGTTCAGTTAGGTCTGAACTATGGCAGAAGGCTTTTCCACAGTCTGTACATTcaaaaggtttctctccagtgtggacACTTTGATGCTTTGTAAGAACTGATCTCCGACTAAAACACCGGCCACATTTACTACATCGATATGGCTTTTCTCCAGTGTGGCTTTTGAGATGTTGCAGGAGGCCTGCTTTCTGACTGAAACCTTTGCCACACTCTTGACAGTGACAAGGCTTTTCCTTGCCATGAAGCTCCTGGTGCTGGCTAAGCTCTGACCGTCTGATGAAGGCCTCTCCACGTTCTGTGTGTGAGCATGGTGTCTCCCCGTTGTGGGTCCTCCTGTGCATGTGAAGGCCTCTTGTCCAGGTGAAGGTTTTCCTGCATTCTTCACAGGCAGAGACTTTTCTGCCTGGGCCACCCCCGTCCTGCCTTTCCAAAGTTCCACGGGGCTCCCTGTCCCCTGTGTATTTGGCATGCTGAGATGAAGTTCCATCCTGTCCATCAGACCCCTTCCCACAAGGCTCTGTTTCTTCACAGAGTTCCTGCTTCACGTCTAACATCACGTTGTCAGTCCTCACTCCACCATCTGAAACAACAGACCACACAACTTGAGGAGAAAAGATAACTCAAAAGCAATGTAAGAGATAGACAGCTGGAAAGGTTAGTCTTGATTTTAGGTTGATGTTAACAGAAGATATCGCATCATCTCTTATGTTAGTCGTGGTACAGGTGTGGaagtgagaaagaacaaagcatcGCTGAGTTACCAGCAGCGTGTGGCAAAGGTGACAGGCTGTCACTTCTGTAGTGACATAAGACTGTAAGTGCCATCTTGCTGATGGACTCTCCACTAACACCCTTCCTTGCTGGCTTGCTGGCTTTGATGAAgaaagccaccaccaccaccatacaGAGAAGCCATGTGGCAAGAGTGGCCTTGGCCAGTGGCCGGCAAGGGACTGAGATAGAGAAGTCCCTGTCTGACAGAGAAGTGAGTCCTGCCGGCATCGATGTAAGGCTGGAAATAGATCCTTCCCCAGTCACAACTCAGATGAGACCTCAGCCCTAGCACCTTGACTACAACCTTGTAAGAGACCCAGAAGCACGGGGCCAGCTGAGCCAACCCAGACCCTTGACCCACAGACATTGTGAGATAAAACGTGtatggttttaagccactaactttgTGGTACCCTTGTTAAGCAGCAGTTGATAACTATGCACAACTAGCACAAAAACACAAAGCTTCCCCAGTATGAGAACTACTACAACTAACAAGAAAAGagcggaggggcgcctggctggctcagctggaagagcacgagacccttgatctcagggttgaggtcaagccccatgttggatgtagaggttacttaaaaataaagtccaaaaaataaaaataaaaaaaaagtaaacaaaccacACGTTGAAAAGCATatacacgcacgtgcacacacacatatgtatctaTGCACATATGAATGTTTGTACTTCTgttcatatattcatatgtgtataGAGGACACGTAGAACAAAAAACATAAGCAAATTACGTTAAAGTCAAACATAATTGTCCTAACAGCCATATCAATAAATGCAAATGGCTTAACTCATTAAAAAACACTAGATTTGCTCACAGAGCAAAACTGaactctattttatatatatttatatgtatgtgtgtgtgtgtgtgtgtgtgtgtgtgtgtgtgtgtatttattttttaagtttatttatttttgagacagagagagagagagagcgagctggggagaggcagagagagagggagacacaaaatttgaagcaggctccaggctctgagctgtcagcacagagcccaacacggggctcaaacccacaaaccacgagatcatgacctaagtcaaagttggacacctagccaactgagccacccaagtgcccctatttatttttatctttttaagtttatttatttgagagagacagagacagtgggggggggggggcgcagagagagagagagagagagagagagaaaatcccaagcaggctttgtgctgtcagtgcagagcccgatgtggggctccatcccacaaaccatgtaTCAtgtatcatgatctgagccgaaaccaagagttggaagcttaaaggacagagtcacccaggcacccctattgtattcgttttgagagagagagcgtgcacagggaggggaagacagagaggcagagagagagagagtcccaaataggctccccactgtcagtacagaacctgatgaggggatcaaactcacaaaccagcagatcatggcctgagccgaaattaagagtcagacgcttaaccgactgagccccccaggctcccctcaactCTATGTGTATAGTCAAGAGACACAGATACAGCAAAATATGTGAATAAGGATAAATtaagcaaatgcaaataaaaagaaagaaagaatcaagatTTTGAAAGGGGAGATGCAGGCCAAAAGCATGAAATGAGACAAAGAAGAGCacttaaaaatgctaaaataaagaatacaatttGCAATGCAGATGTAACACATATGAATAATTATACAGAAAATAACAGAGTGGCAACTTTCCTAAAGCAGAAACTATAGGTGATATAAAGAaacagacaggggcacctggcaggcttagccggtagagcatgcaacacttgatctcagggttatgagttcgagccccatgttggatgtagagattacttaaaaataaaatcttaaaagaagcacatgggtggttcagtcagttaagcatctgactttggctcaggtcatgatcttgtggtccatgagttcgagccccttgttgaactctgtactgacagctcagagcctggagcctgcttctgattctgtgtctccctctctctctctgcccctcccccactcgcactctctctcacaaagaaacattaaaaaattttttttgaataaataaaaataaaatcttaaaaaaatttaaggaacaGACATAACAAAGAATAGGCTTTACTTGtcctctctatgtctcaaaaacaCCAAATGGACAAAAAATTAAGATACAGAAGATTTACAAGGTGAAATCGATAATCTtatagatacatatgtatttCAAGTTCTATATCCTGAATGCAGAACAACTTTTCAGATGTGCAGTGGACATTAATGAAAACTACCTATGGGGACATAAGAAAACCAcaataaattgtaaaaattatgaattaaCACAAACATTCTCTGATCACAATgcaataagttaaaaacaaaatcagaaaacaagCTCTTTCATCTGAAAATTCTGAACTCAAACAACTAGGAcgcatggatggctcagtaggttaagcgtctgacacttgactttggctcaggtcatgatctcacagttctgtgagttggagtcccatgtCAGGGACACTGtgcagcctacttaagattctgtctcccccttgaggtgcctgggtggctcagtcggtcaagcggccgacttcggctcaggtcacgatcttgcagcctgtgagttcgagcccagtgtcgggctctgtgctgatggctcagaccctggagcctgcttcggattttgtgtctccctctctctgtgcccctcccctgttcatgctctgtctctctctctctgtcaaaaataaacatttaaaaaaaattaaaaaaaaaattttttttaacgtttatttatttttgagacagagagagacagaggatgagtgggggagggacagagagagagggagacacagaatcggaagcaggctccaggctctgagctgtcagcacagagcccaatgcggggctcgaactcacggaccgcgagatcgtgacctgagctgaagtcggacgcttaaccgactgcgccacccaggcgcccccccaccccaaaaaaaaaaaaaaaaagattctgtctccctctctctctgcccttcctctgctcgctcactctctctctcaaaagtaaataaacaaacatttgaaagaaaaaacaactgttatttcaaaggcaaaatataaacacacatttcagattttatagaaaataacaatgagaacactacatttcaaaacatttggAATTCATCTAGAGCAGTGTTCAATGAAATATTCAtgtcatcaaatatttatattagtaaatagaatgaaaatatataagtCAACCCACatcaaaagttagaaaaaaacaacaacaaagacaactAAATAAACCAAGACAGCCTGCTCACTCATGCACTTTATTGGCTTTTCTCCCTTTAGTGTCTCCATTCCCACTCCTGTGCTTCTCGGGATCACCTGATACTGTCACAACCTTAAGTAAATAAGTGAGcgagtgaatgaataaaccaaccaaccaaccaaccaaccaacagcCAACCAGCCAGCCAAAGGAGAAcataagaaatgaattaaaaaagataaatgcagaCACCAAATACAATAGAGAAAAGTAATGGAACACTGTAATGGTAAAACAATTGAATACATCAATATAAATTCATGCgtgttaggaaaaaatatatattgtgtagCTCTGCCCGTGAAATGTCCTAGAAGCAGTGTTACCCACATGATAAAGAACACTCCTCACACCCAGATCttattctccatttaaaaaaccAAGGCTCCTTCAGGAATGGTTGACAGCAGATCTGGGTACAGGGAAGATACAAGGTGAGCCTGAAAcaatttattttgttcaaaaaGTAAAAGCAAGCATTCAAAATTAAC
This window contains:
- the LOC122219343 gene encoding zinc finger protein 883-like isoform X1, with the translated sequence MAVDTRKSAGQFHPEWGQQGPAVVKVELEEDNPRSQVPDNQPPAWEIFRQRFRHFCYQETPGPREALRRLRELCRQWLRPETHSKEQILELLVLEQFLAVLPAELQAWVREHHPESGDEVVTVLEDLDGKRNVQVSACVLEQEILLQRVTLQTLDEESSYTWVQPPAIQFKGKGPEPQPSEEGDGGVRTDNVMLDVKQELCEETEPCGKGSDGQDGTSSQHAKYTGDREPRGTLERQDGGGPGRKVSACEECRKTFTWTRGLHMHRRTHNGETPCSHTERGEAFIRRSELSQHQELHGKEKPCHCQECGKGFSQKAGLLQHLKSHTGEKPYRCSKCGRCFSRRSVLTKHQSVHTGEKPFECTDCGKAFCHSSDLTEHQRFHKEKPYECNECGKTFRQRSHLIEHQRIHSEEKPYECKVCGKAFTQYAGLNQHQRIHTGEKPFECPVCGRAFSRTSELIIHHRIHSGEKPYECAECGKTFSVSSTLVIHQRSHTGEKPYKCGECGEAFSQRSGLNKHRLGGKHGNPPEPGTHKCAECGKTFTRSTGLRNHTRIHTGDKTYQCPECGKAFTRGEHLIEHQAIHNKVKPYQCKECGKAFSQKTGLSHHVRIHTGEKPFQCPECGRAFSWKSDLKKHKRVHSEEKPYACEECGKAYRQRATLLQHLRGHGELSPAGRVSAGNPPGGPDPVPENPLHPDTPPRREVKTAGRIHDSFS
- the LOC122219343 gene encoding zinc finger protein 883-like isoform X2; its protein translation is METKVSACVLEQEILLQRVTLQTLDEESSYTWVQPPAIQFKGKGPEPQPSEEGDGGVRTDNVMLDVKQELCEETEPCGKGSDGQDGTSSQHAKYTGDREPRGTLERQDGGGPGRKVSACEECRKTFTWTRGLHMHRRTHNGETPCSHTERGEAFIRRSELSQHQELHGKEKPCHCQECGKGFSQKAGLLQHLKSHTGEKPYRCSKCGRCFSRRSVLTKHQSVHTGEKPFECTDCGKAFCHSSDLTEHQRFHKEKPYECNECGKTFRQRSHLIEHQRIHSEEKPYECKVCGKAFTQYAGLNQHQRIHTGEKPFECPVCGRAFSRTSELIIHHRIHSGEKPYECAECGKTFSVSSTLVIHQRSHTGEKPYKCGECGEAFSQRSGLNKHRLGGKHGNPPEPGTHKCAECGKTFTRSTGLRNHTRIHTGDKTYQCPECGKAFTRGEHLIEHQAIHNKVKPYQCKECGKAFSQKTGLSHHVRIHTGEKPFQCPECGRAFSWKSDLKKHKRVHSEEKPYACEECGKAYRQRATLLQHLRGHGELSPAGRVSAGNPPGGPDPVPENPLHPDTPPRREVKTAGRIHDSFS